In Astatotilapia calliptera chromosome 23, fAstCal1.2, whole genome shotgun sequence, a genomic segment contains:
- the LOC113016316 gene encoding uncharacterized protein LOC113016316: MAAVCQPRRALAEIPAPQPKIAARMRRSYLEILSSRMVPTPSPLPRGRNTAASTKRMQSLDLAVGGAWRGRLEEQCEKMDEHHTPLSKQQLVQLIRSLILVEQSQEPRVMASDLKYLQEDLQLKKANVYRSIPYSRFGSNRDAHCYRKAYPHLVAFKVSCQEWGQVLLRNKDWDAVLEHSLMAWRYTSELPQWDTASHNALREQCYSILVAHSLTALQHYSPEPNRGRELLRRMKMAQLYSQSIVPCIQELQRIMECLDDSSMDTK, translated from the exons ATGGCAGCTGTGTGCCAGCCACGACGGGCCTTGGCGGAAATACCTGCTCCACAGCCCAAAATTGCCG CTCGAATGAGGAGGTCCTACTTGGAAATATTAAGTTCACGTATGGTCCCGACCCCGTCCCCACTTCCAAGAGGAAGAAACACAGCCGCAAGCACAAAGCGTATGCAGTCAT TGGACTTGGCAGTTGGTGGAGCGTGGAGAGGAAGGCTAGAGGAGCAGTGTGAGAAGATGGATGAGCACCACACACCGCTCTCCAAACAGCAGCTTGTGCAGCTCATTAGATCCCTCATCTTGGTCGAACAg AGCCAAGAGCCCAGGGTCATGGCATCAGACCTGAAGTATCTACAGGAAGACCTGCAGCTAAAGAAGGCCAATGTTTACAGGTCCATACCTTACTCACGGTTTGGATCCAACAGGGACGCTCACTGTTACAGAAAGGCATACCCTCACCTGGTGGCATTCAAA GTTTCGTGTCAGGAGTGGGGCCAAGTTCTGCTGAGGAACAAAGATTGGGACGCCGTGTTGGAGCACTCACTGATGGCGTGGCGTTACACCAGTGAGCTGCCGCAGTGGGACACTGCGAGCCACAACGCCCTTCGAGAGCAGTGTTACAGCATCCTGGTGGCTCACAGCCTCACCGCTCTCCAGCACTATTCCCCCGAACCCAACAGAGGACGCGAGCTGCTCAGAAG AATGAAGATGGCTCAGCTGTATAGCCAGTCAATTGTTCCCTGCATACAGGAGTTGCAGAGGATAATGGAATGTCTCGATGACTCATCCATGGATACAAAATGA